Proteins encoded by one window of Dendropsophus ebraccatus isolate aDenEbr1 chromosome 4, aDenEbr1.pat, whole genome shotgun sequence:
- the LOC138788430 gene encoding fatty acyl-CoA hydrolase precursor, medium chain-like, whose translation MDILLYILFFSLILLTVIGTGQNDERPLVSTKYGQLWGVIVPVKETTRIVDAFFGIPFAKPPVGSLRFANPEPPEPWRSVREASEYPPMCLQVEDFMNGLGKYYQTSLKMPKPSEDCLYLNVFTPTDRDKKSELPVMVYIHGGGLVLGLASIYDGSALSAYENVVVVVIQYRLGIPGFFSIRDDQSRGNYGFFDQVAALQWVQENIADFGGDPTSVTIFGESAGAVSVSTLVLSPLSKGLFHRAIAESGTIIMPKLAVSKSEDFKFYINFVSKVSGCELASITDCLKKKSEEELLAIAKVMGMLLLPASVDGFLLPKPPEKMLANKESNKVPFLIGMNNHEFGWFAPALFNITGITEGMTRESVVLNLQKLPSLGLSPEVIPFAVDNYLGDTTDPIEIRNRFLDLCGDVMFVIPILKMAKSHRDMGLPIFLYEYQHPPSRMAPVRPDFVKADHADELNYVFGGPFLRNGVLFAGNATHEEKVLARTVMRYWANFAGTGDPNSPGLTPWPQYGADEHYLEINLQQKSSSKLKEEKFRFWTEVLPQKLQSQKEDGSDRIEL comes from the exons ATGGATATTCTGCTATATATTCTGTTCTTTAGCCTCATCCTTCTAACTGTGATCGGAACAG GTCAAAATGATGAAAGGCCATTAGTAAGCACAAAATATGGACAACTGTGGGGAGTTATAGTACCAGTAAAGGAAACAACTAGAATCGTAGATGCATTTTTCGGAATCCCTTTTGCAAAACCTCCAGTTGGTTCGCTTAGATTTGCTAACCCGGAACCTCCTGAGCCTTGGAGGTCTGTGAGAGAAGCTTCTGAGTACCCCCCAAT GTGTTTACAGGTAGAAGATTTCATGAATGGGTTAGGAAAATATTACCAAACATCGTTGAAGATGCCCAAGCCCTCAGAAGATTGCCTGTACCTGAATGTCTTTACCCCCACCGACAGAGACAAGAAGTCAGAATTACCT GTAATGGTATATATACATGGTGGTGGACTGGTATTGGGGTTGGCTAGTATATATGATGGTTCTGCACTCAGCGCCTATGAGAATGTAGTGGTTGTAGTCATACAGTACAGACTGGGGATCCCAGGATTCTTCAG TATTAGAGATGACCAGTCACGTGGCAATTATGGGTTTTTCGACCAAGTTGCTGCCCTTCAATGGGTACAGGAAAATATTGCAGATTTTGGAGGTGACCCTACATCTGTCACTATATTTGGTGAATCTGCAGGTGCTGTCAGCGTCTCCACTCTT GTGCTCTCTCCCTTATCCAAAGGTCTGTTCCACCGTGCCATTGCTGAGAGTGGAACCATAATAATGCCAAAATTAGCTGTAAGCAAGTCTGAAGATTTCAAATTCTATATAAAT TTTGTATCAAAAGTATCGGGCTGCGAGCTGGCCTCCATCACCGACTGTCTGAAGAAGAAATCAGAGGAGGAACTGCTTGCTATTGCTAAAGTGATG GGCATGCTGCTTCTTCCTGCCTCTGTGGATGGATTTCTTCTACCTAAACCACCAGAGAAAATGTTGGCTAACAAAGAAAGCAACAAGGTCCCATTTCTCATTGGAATGAATAATCATGAGTTTGGCTGGTTTGCTCCAGCG CTATTTAACATAACAGGTATAACAGAAGGTATGACGAGGGAGTCTGTAGTATTGAATCTCCAGAAACTGCCTTCACTG GGTCTGAGCCCTGAAGTCATTCCTTTTGCTGTTGACAACTATCTTGGTGACACCACTGATCCAATAGAGATTCGCAACCGGTTCCTGGATTTGTGTGGTGATGTAATGTTCGTCATACCAATTCTAAAGATGGCAAAATCCCATCGAG ATATGGGGCTCCCTATTTTCCTTTATGAGTACCAGCATCCACCAAGCAGGATGGCTCCCGTGAGACCAGACTTTGTTAAGGCTGATCACGCAGATGAGCTCAACTATGTATTTGGAGGACCCTTCCTGAGGAATGGTGTATTATTTGCTG GAAATGCAACCCATGAAGAGAAAGTCCTGGCCAGGACAGTTATGAGATACTGGGCAAACTTTGCTGGAACTGG GGACCCCAACAGTCCAGGTCTGACACCATGGCCGCAGTACGGAGCAGATGAACACTATCTGGAGATTAATCTACAGCAGAAATCGTCTTCAAAGCTGAAGGAGGAGAAGTTCAGGTTCTGGACTGAGGTCCTTCCTCAGAAACTCCAGTCCCAGAAAGAGGATGGAAGTGATCGCATTGAGCTGTAG